The following coding sequences are from one Triticum dicoccoides isolate Atlit2015 ecotype Zavitan chromosome 4A, WEW_v2.0, whole genome shotgun sequence window:
- the LOC119289810 gene encoding uncharacterized protein LOC119289810 yields MTMMAYGGWGSSSTAPPPLTLKLQVNTRTNRVVCAEAEKDMADLLFSFGNIPLGAAGRLLGRGSMGSFGNLSQSLGGLHASYIIDQDARDALLAPTGRGLLLLAGGGSSSSSSGGFVRGAVTYTVMDDLTVTPMSVISLATILKNNKIKDIGHLEERPVLVGPTEALELLRASLQSKTVLTDVFLRRA; encoded by the exons ATGACGATGATGGCCTACGGAGGATGGGGAAGCAGCAGCACGGCGCCGCCGCCGCTCACGCTGAAGCTCCAGGTGAACACCCGCACCAACCGCGTGGTCTGCGCCGAGGCCGAGAAGGACATGGCGGACTTGCTCTTCTCCTTCGGCAACATCCCCCTCGGCGCAGCCGGCAGGCTGCTTGGCAGGGGCTCCATGGGGAGCTTCGGCAACTTGTCCCAGAGCCTCGGGGGGCTCCACGCCTCCTACATCATCGACCAAGACGCCAGGGACGCCCTGCTCGCGCCCACGGGCCGCGGCCTTCTCCTGCTTGCCGGCGgcgggtcgtcgtcgtcgtcgtctggcGGGTTCGTGCGGGGGGCCGTGACCTACACGGTCATGGACGACCTCACGGTCACCCCCATGTCCGTCATCTCTTTGGCCACCATCctcaaaaacaacaaaatcaaggacATCGGCCACCTCGAGGAAAGGCCTGTCCTGGTGGGACCCACTGAG GCTCTGGAGTTACTGAGGGCGTCACTGCAGTCCAAGACCGTACTCACCGACGTCTTCCTTAGGAGGGCCTGA